From a single Lactococcus allomyrinae genomic region:
- a CDS encoding PBSX family phage terminase large subunit — protein MEIRLKFASEKHQALMLDDNDTIFASGSRRSGKSIIVGQKIITTIIENKNVNCVVIRADKDQNKDTTYATLTRIIKQMGLLSKFIIRKSPLEIEYKPTGQMIVFRGTDDPEKVKGIDFATGGLHMIWFDEITSISKEAYETITGSFSGTGEYKVINQTLITTNPAGSANWVKDYFIDRNVYKASIYSFTIFDNKFLSQKDREHFLRLKDIDYPRYRREALGEWVYSEGLIYKWQEVDRIPQALPFVFAIDWGNSQGSGDPTAAVKVSFSGDNIFVEQIAYSNKLTLNLLAQYLPRNINIFCDLNAPHAVDFLMNAGFDMQPMKKAVAKGRVVDGVQIVQGKNLNVLRNSRDLIAELNNYLYDKDGNITTQNKTPDHLLDAMRYAVIGHERIGSV, from the coding sequence GTGGAGATTAGACTTAAATTTGCAAGTGAAAAACACCAGGCACTCATGCTAGATGATAATGACACAATATTTGCAAGTGGTTCACGTCGTTCAGGTAAATCAATCATTGTTGGTCAGAAAATAATCACAACGATTATTGAAAATAAAAATGTTAATTGTGTTGTTATTCGTGCAGACAAAGACCAGAACAAAGATACAACTTATGCAACTCTGACACGTATTATCAAACAAATGGGGCTTTTGTCAAAGTTTATCATTCGTAAAAGTCCACTTGAAATTGAATATAAGCCAACAGGACAGATGATTGTTTTCCGTGGTACAGATGATCCAGAAAAAGTTAAAGGGATTGACTTTGCAACAGGTGGGCTTCATATGATTTGGTTTGATGAAATAACATCTATCTCAAAAGAAGCCTATGAAACTATCACAGGCAGCTTCTCAGGTACTGGTGAGTATAAAGTTATCAATCAAACACTTATCACAACCAACCCAGCAGGGAGTGCAAACTGGGTTAAAGATTATTTTATTGACAGGAATGTTTATAAAGCAAGCATTTATAGCTTTACCATTTTTGATAATAAATTCTTATCTCAAAAGGATAGAGAACATTTTCTGAGGTTAAAAGATATTGATTATCCACGCTATAGACGTGAAGCGCTCGGAGAGTGGGTCTATTCAGAGGGATTGATTTATAAATGGCAAGAGGTTGATAGAATCCCTCAAGCCTTACCATTTGTATTTGCTATTGACTGGGGAAATTCACAAGGAAGTGGCGACCCAACAGCAGCGGTCAAAGTTTCTTTTTCTGGGGATAATATCTTTGTTGAGCAAATTGCTTACAGTAATAAATTAACACTCAATCTATTGGCTCAGTATTTACCAAGAAACATAAATATTTTCTGTGATTTGAATGCTCCTCATGCTGTTGACTTTCTCATGAATGCTGGTTTTGATATGCAACCCATGAAAAAGGCAGTAGCAAAAGGACGTGTGGTTGATGGTGTTCAAATCGTGCAGGGTAAAAATCTCAATGTTTTGAGAAATAGTCGTGATTTGATTGCAGAATTAAATAATTATTTGTATGACAAAGATGGAAATATTACAACTCAAAATAAGACACCAGATCATTTACTAGACGCTATGCGTTATGCTGTGATTGGGCATGAAAGGATTGGTAGCGTGTAG
- a CDS encoding phage head-tail connector protein encodes MTTPNINEIKEISYDTLKKSLCALTGVSKDKDDLLHEAYNITSDWISGRIRGREVDENSFLAVARRVIKEYTIYRFNRISEEGLTSREQDGETVTWDTKYLNQFEDDLESVIVSAGDGWSVTVLSQRENTVWNEGHTSTPLFYNGATWVWSENHANLRGGR; translated from the coding sequence ATGACAACACCAAATATTAACGAAATCAAAGAAATTTCTTATGACACACTAAAAAAATCACTTTGTGCCTTAACAGGTGTATCAAAAGATAAAGATGATTTGTTGCATGAAGCCTATAATATTACTAGTGATTGGATTTCTGGGAGAATTAGAGGGCGAGAAGTTGATGAAAATTCATTTCTTGCAGTAGCTCGTAGAGTAATTAAAGAGTACACAATTTATAGATTTAATCGTATTTCAGAAGAGGGCTTGACCTCTCGGGAGCAGGACGGCGAAACAGTCACTTGGGATACTAAATATCTCAATCAATTTGAAGATGATTTGGAGAGTGTAATTGTAAGTGCTGGTGATGGTTGGTCAGTTACTGTACTTTCTCAACGTGAAAACACAGTATGGAATGAGGGACATACTTCTACACCGCTATTTTACAACGGTGCAACATGGGTTTGGTCAGAAAACCATGCTAATTTGAGAGGTGGAAGATGA
- a CDS encoding DnaD domain protein, which produces MNFLKLFNAFDNWARFNPMTANERSFWFALMQIWNAQGRVNWLSIPNSSLLAITGITNLRTLQNTRQSLESKGLIEYEKGKRNITAPRYSIIPKHSPLLENVFNTSNEMSSNTNGLNGVAVYEASNEFSSEKNQKYDEKIETSNEITSDSNALEQTSGNETSNVISEDTSNTTSNTSFNEASNTTSKDTSTYTEKSKEKKSREEIFSNSDNNKNNKIKKLVSFFEAEFGTISPMQIEELQAMLFEDKYDFEIIKLALREASLNNKRTFNYVKGILRNWRQEGITSVHAVENREIERFEAKEPVKTDFYIPMDGPWNDK; this is translated from the coding sequence ATGAATTTTCTTAAGCTGTTTAACGCTTTTGATAATTGGGCAAGATTTAACCCTATGACAGCGAATGAGCGCAGTTTCTGGTTTGCTTTAATGCAAATCTGGAATGCACAGGGGCGCGTGAACTGGTTATCTATACCCAATTCGTCATTGTTAGCCATTACAGGGATAACGAATCTTCGGACGCTCCAAAATACACGGCAATCTTTAGAAAGTAAAGGATTAATTGAGTATGAGAAAGGTAAGCGAAATATCACAGCACCAAGATATTCAATTATTCCTAAACATAGCCCATTGTTAGAAAATGTGTTTAATACTTCCAATGAAATGAGTAGTAATACTAATGGTTTGAATGGTGTTGCTGTATATGAAGCTTCTAATGAATTTTCTAGTGAAAAAAATCAAAAATATGATGAAAAAATTGAAACTTCCAATGAAATAACTAGTGATAGCAATGCTTTAGAGCAAACAAGCGGAAATGAAACTTCTAATGTAATTTCCGAAGACACTTCCAATACTACTTCCAATACCTCTTTCAATGAAGCTTCCAATACTACTTCCAAAGACACTTCCACCTATACAGAGAAGAGTAAAGAAAAGAAAAGTAGAGAAGAGATATTTAGTAATAGTGATAATAATAAAAATAATAAAATAAAAAAACTTGTCAGTTTTTTTGAAGCAGAATTCGGAACGATTTCACCAATGCAAATTGAAGAACTTCAAGCAATGCTATTTGAAGATAAATATGATTTTGAAATTATAAAACTCGCATTAAGAGAAGCAAGTTTGAATAACAAGCGTACTTTCAATTATGTCAAAGGGATTTTGAGAAATTGGCGTCAAGAGGGAATAACATCAGTTCATGCAGTTGAAAATCGTGAGATTGAACGATTTGAAGCTAAAGAACCAGTAAAAACGGATTTTTATATACCAATGGATGGACCTTGGAATGATAAATAG
- a CDS encoding terminase small subunit, translating to MGLRQQHKNFAQRYRETGNATQSYIDAGYKARGHSAESAAQRLLSNVEVQKYLQTLNNKSEKKSIATADEIMDYLSSVMRGETTETVVMMAQKTGRVVSIDKTPDESTRIRAATELLKRYPSVVTDSDNTVRIIFDGIKESGD from the coding sequence TTGGGCTTACGTCAGCAACATAAAAATTTTGCACAACGATACCGTGAAACAGGCAATGCTACACAGTCTTACATTGACGCTGGTTATAAAGCAAGGGGGCATTCTGCTGAATCAGCAGCCCAAAGATTGTTGAGCAATGTTGAGGTGCAAAAGTATCTTCAAACCCTTAATAACAAATCAGAGAAGAAGTCCATAGCTACAGCTGATGAGATTATGGACTATCTTAGCTCTGTTATGCGCGGAGAAACCACGGAAACTGTTGTTATGATGGCTCAAAAGACAGGTAGAGTTGTTTCTATTGATAAAACTCCTGATGAATCAACAAGAATTAGAGCGGCTACAGAGCTTTTGAAACGCTATCCAAGTGTAGTGACAGATTCTGACAATACTGTCAGAATCATCTTTGATGGGATAAAAGAAAGTGGAGATTAG